One Podospora pseudopauciseta strain CBS 411.78 chromosome 5 map unlocalized CBS411.78m_5, whole genome shotgun sequence DNA window includes the following coding sequences:
- a CDS encoding uncharacterized protein (EggNog:ENOG503NX5J; COG:G) — protein MGRPWSRKVTIRDDTITSAAHLTLRQSLLPNLLVTTLFFLWGFAYGLLDVLNSHFQHHLSITPTLSALLSTSYFGAYFLLPPTLSSFILRSYGFRVTFMTGLAIFSIGCLLFWPSGAYSSFGGFCGSMFVVGAGLATLETAADPFLSICGPPRYSEIRLNLAQAVQGVGSFVAPLLASRVFFGKGLEEQGGEGLKNVQWVYLGVAGFDVLLVALFWVVPMVEVTDADMGLQESQIDGPREVGPFRRQYNLFLAVWSQFCYVGAQVAVANYFINFCEEAGRDRATSSDLLAVGQGLYAFNRFVAGGLLTIPAFKPRYMLAAYLGLCFVFVTAAMNTAGATSIAMLMLVLCFESCCFATIFTLGLRGLGRHTKMGGSLLVAAISGGMVFPPMMGAVVSARDAHTAMAIPMMGYILAFVYPVYVNIWKKDVMDSHRETTVGIEKPAVGEKALQLEEQRSKTEKEHAEEGPDIRVVSK, from the exons ATGGGACGCCCCTGGTCCCGCAAAGTCACCATCAGAGATGACACCATCACTTCCGCCGCCCACCTCACCCTTCGacaatccctcctccccaacctgcTCGTCACGACCCTGTTCTTCCTCTGGGGCTTCGCCTACGGCCTCCTCGACGTCCTAAACTCCCACTTCCAGCACCACCTCTCCATCACgcccaccctctccgccctcctgTCCACTTCCTACTTCGGAGcctacttcctcctcccccccaccctctcctccttcatccTCCGCTCCTACGGCTTCCGCGTCACCTTCATGACCGGCCTGGCAATCTTCTCCATCGGctgcctcctcttctggCCCTCGGGTGCCTACTCCTCCTTTGGCGGCTTCTGCGGCAGCATGTTCGTTGTCGGGGCTGGGCTCGCCACCTTGGAGACGGCCGCCGATCCCTTTCTTTCCATCTGCGGTCCCCCGCGATACTCGGAGATACGCCTCAACCTGGCGCAAGCAGTTCAAGGGGTTGGCTCCTTCGTCGCGCCGTTGCTGGCGTCAAGGGTGTTTTTCGGAAAGGGACTCGAAGAgcaggggggggaggggctgAAGAACGTTCAATGGGTCTATCTCGGGGTGGCGGGGTTCGACGTGTTGTTGGTCGCGTTGTTTTGGGTGGTGCCCATGGTGGAGGTGACGGATGCGGATATGGGGTTGCAGGAGAGTCAGATTGACGGACCGAGAGAGGTGGGACCTTTCAGGAGACAGTACAACCTCTTCCTTGCCGTCTGGAGCCAGTTCTGTTATGTCGGGGCGCAGGTCGCTGTTGCG AACTACTTTATCAACTTTTGCGAGGAAGCCGGTCGGGATAGGGCTACTTCTTCTGACCTCCTGGCTGTGGGCCAAGGACTGTACGCCTTCAACCGGTTCGTGGCTGGGGGGTTGCTGACTATTCCTGCGTTCAAGCCGAGGTATATGCTTGCTGCTTATCTCGGACTATGCTTCGTCTTTGTCACGGCGGCGATGAACACCGCCGGAGCGACATCAATCGCGATGTTGATGCTCGTTTTGTGTTTCGAGTCTTGCTGTTTTGCAACCATATTCACTCTCGGgctgagggggttggggagacACACCAAGATGGGGGGATCGTTGCTTGTGGCCGCCATTTCGGGGGGCATGGTCTTTCCGCCCATgatgggggcggtggtgagcgCGAGGGATGCGCATACTGCGATGGCGATCCCAATGATGGGGTATATTTTGGCTTTTGT GTATCCGGTGTACGTCAATATCTGGAAGAAGGATGTGATGGATAGCCATCGTGAGA